From a single Methanofastidiosum sp. genomic region:
- a CDS encoding type II toxin-antitoxin system HicB family antitoxin, producing the protein MDEDGVYIVSCPQLKGCHSYGETIEEAMENIKEAIELCLED; encoded by the coding sequence ATGGATGAAGACGGCGTATATATAGTAAGTTGCCCACAACTCAAAGGTTGCCACTCCTATGGAGAAACTATAGAAGAAGCAATGGAAAACATCAAAGAAGCTATAGAGCTTTGCTTAGAAGATTAA
- a CDS encoding nucleotidyltransferase family protein, translating into MNSKENEIIISLLKKHGAIKIGIFGSYARGEERPDSDIDILVEFSETKGLLEFIGIGFELEDILGKKIDLFTEENLRPIIKANVMEDLVVIYEERK; encoded by the coding sequence ATGAATTCAAAAGAAAATGAGATTATTATTTCACTTTTAAAAAAACACGGTGCTATAAAAATTGGAATATTTGGTTCATATGCAAGAGGGGAGGAAAGGCCAGATAGTGATATAGACATTCTGGTAGAGTTTAGTGAGACAAAAGGTCTATTGGAATTTATAGGAATAGGTTTTGAGCTAGAAGATATTTTGGGGAAAAAGATAGATTTATTTACAGAGGAAAACTTGAGGCCCATCATTAAAGCTAATGTAATGGAAGACTTAGTCGTGATTTATGAAGAAAGAAAGTGA
- a CDS encoding nucleotidyltransferase family protein: protein MRNRTEIIKILNSLKTEIKNNYKAEIIGIFGSYARGEQNKYSDVDILVRFYEGATLFDLVGLSDLLEDKLKIKVDVVSERALRPELKDQILKEVVIV from the coding sequence ATGAGAAATAGAACCGAAATAATAAAAATATTAAATTCTTTGAAGACTGAGATTAAGAATAATTATAAAGCTGAGATTATTGGTATCTTTGGTTCATATGCAAGAGGAGAACAAAATAAATACAGTGATGTAGACATTCTAGTTAGATTTTACGAAGGAGCAACACTATTTGACCTTGTAGGGCTTTCTGATTTACTGGAAGATAAATTAAAAATAAAGGTAGATGTTGTTTCTGAAAGGGCTTTAAGACCGGAATTAAAAGACCAGATCTTAAAAGAGGTCGTGATTGTATAA
- a CDS encoding DUF86 domain-containing protein gives MKRDETLLIKDIIQAINSIERFVNGMTYNELISDDKTVSAVIRKFEIIGEASKNISQDIKDRHPEIPWKNMAGMRNTLIHAYFGVDYKLVWDSIKIQIPKVKLLLERVLEEL, from the coding sequence ATAAAAAGAGATGAAACTCTTCTTATTAAGGATATAATTCAGGCAATAAATTCTATTGAGAGATTTGTTAATGGTATGACATATAATGAACTAATCTCTGATGATAAAACTGTGAGTGCAGTAATTAGAAAATTTGAGATTATAGGAGAAGCATCGAAGAACATATCCCAAGATATAAAAGACAGACATCCAGAAATCCCTTGGAAAAACATGGCAGGCATGAGAAACACTTTGATACACGCTTATTTTGGTGTAGATTATAAGTTAGTTTGGGATTCTATAAAAATTCAAATACCTAAAGTCAAATTACTTTTAGAAAGAGTATTAGAGGAACTTTAA